From Xiphophorus maculatus strain JP 163 A chromosome 12, X_maculatus-5.0-male, whole genome shotgun sequence, the proteins below share one genomic window:
- the LOC102235791 gene encoding natterin-3-like, giving the protein MLPLLLLLVASSPSAQHVERNQPPDENVSFLKPDPADDVAKIRANVSVSIIRRVLTSAPFRQKIPVNSTLPEFGNTGKLQWKEWKGSPPNGSVSIQNSYAKRIDYICKVGCHSGFYNPSKGSYCHYPNKKEEHRSSSFQVLVNEDNFEILQWKEGSYGSVPQNAIRTCSSEEIYVGKNKYGLGKVDPKDKCFYLPWEGSEYWYRYYEVLTHMKAEDNLISDVKYHTNQAKILKEPPKTLQSSTTTNQDLNPVTKTVSLTKTTTDERRWDISSSITAGVTTSISAGIPCVVDGNIEINAETTHTFSGGNTWTEQISHSVSIQLTIPPNHSCTVKMVGYQYKMDVPFTAVLKRTYEDGETRSVTISGNYHGVQVGDIEAEVEKCKPLSNSKRFILQQHDVGYLESENLLK; this is encoded by the exons Atg TTGccgttgctgttgctgctggttGCGTCCTCACCCAGTGCTCAGCATGTGGAGAGGAACCAGCCACCAGATGAAAACG TTTCCTTCCTGAAACCAGATCCAGCAGATGATGTTGCTAAGATCAGAGCTAACGTGTCTGTCTCAATAATCCGACGTGTTCTGACTTCTGCTCCGTTCAGACAGAAAATCCCAGTTAACTCGACGCTCCCAGAGTTCGGTAATACAggaaaactgcaatggaaagaATGGAAGGGTTCCCCTCCAAATGGATCCGTTTCCATTCAGAACAGCTACGCCAAACGAATCGACTACATCTGCAAAGTCGGATGTCATTCTGGGTTTTACAACCCCAGCAAAGGCTCTTACTGCCACTACCCcaataaaaaagaagagcatCGTTCCTCCTCTTTTCAAGTCCTGGTGAATGAAGATAATTTTGAGATCTTGCAGTGGAAGGAAGGTTCTTATGGTTCTGTTCCACAGAATGCAATCAGAACCTGCTCCAGTGAGGAAATATATGTAGGGAAGAACAAGTACGGACTGGGGAAGGTTGATCcgaaagataaatgtttttatctccCCTGGGAGGGAAGTGAGTATTGGTACCGGTACTATGAGGTTCTGACCCACATGAAGGCTGAAGATAATCTCATCTCTGATGTCAAATATCACACAAATCAAGCTAAAATTTTGAAAGAACCTCCAAAAACCCTCCAAAGCTCTACTACCACCAACCAGGACCTCAATCCTGTGACAAAAACAGTTTCTCTGACTAAGACAACCACAGATGAGAGACGGTGGGACATCAGCTCCTCCATCACTGCCGGTGTAACAACGTCCATAAGTGCAGGAATTCCCTGCGTTGTGGATGGAAATATTGAAATCAATGCAGAGACGACTCATACGTTCTCAGGTGGAAATACCTGGACAGAGCAAATCTCCCACTCTGTGTCGATACAGCTTACCATACCACCAAACCACAGCTGCACAGTAAAGATGGTTGGTTATCAGTACAAGATGGACGTTCCCTTCACCGCCGTCCTCAAGCGAACCTATGAAGACGGAGAGACCAGATCAGTTACCATCTCTGGAAATTATCACGGAGTCCAAGTTGGAGACATTGAGGCTgaagttgaaaaatgtaaaccttTGTCCAACTCCAAACGCTTCATCCTACAACAACATGATGTAGGATATTTGGAGAGTGAAAACCTCCTGAAGTAA
- the LOC102223347 gene encoding natterin-3-like: MLPLLLLLVASSSSAQHVERNQPPDENVSFLKPDPADDVAKIRANVSVSIIRRVLTSAPFRQKIPVNSTLPEFGSTGKLQWVTWNGSPPNGFVSIQNSYADRIDYICKVGCHSGFYNPSKGSYCHYPNKKKEHRSSSFQILVNEDNFEILQWKEGSYGSVPQNSVRTCSSEEMYVGKNKYGLGKVDPKDKCFYLPWKGKEYRYKKSYEVLTHMKAEDNLISDVKYHTNQAKILKEPPKTLQSSTTTNQDLNPVTKTVSLTKTTTDERQWDISSSITAGVKTSITTGIPFIVDGNIEINAETTHTFSGGNTWTEQISHSVSIQLTVPPNHSCTVKMVGYQYKMDVPFTAVLQRTYEDGETRSVTISGNYHGVQVGEIRAEVERCKPLSGSQAFQNKIQEAN, from the exons Atg TTGccgttgctgttgctgctggttGCGTCCTCATCCAGTGCTCAGCATGTGGAGAGGAACCAGCCACCAGATGAAAACG TTTCCTTCCTGAAACCAGATCCAGCAGATGATGTTGCTAAGATCAGAGCTAACGTGTCTGTCTCAATAATCCGACGTGTTCTGACTTCTGCTCCGTTCAGACAGAAAATCCCAGTTAACTCGACGCTCCCAGAGTTCGGTAGTACAGGAAAACTGCAATGGGTGACATGGAATGGTTCCCCTCCAAATGGATTCGTTTCCATTCAGAACAGCTACGCCGATCGAATCGACTACATCTGCAAAGTCGGATGTCATTCTGGGTTTTACAACCCCAGCAAAGGCTCTTACTGCCACTaccccaataaaaaaaaagagcatcgTTCCTCCAGCTTTCAAATCCTTGTGAATGAAGATAATTTTGAGATCTTGCAGTGGAAGGAAGGTTCTTATGGTTCTGTTCCACAGAATTCAGTCAGAACCTGCTCCAGTGAGGAAATGTATGTAGGGAAGAACAAGTACGGACTGGGGAAGGTTGATCcgaaagataaatgtttttatctccCCTGGAAGGGGAAGGAATATCGGTACAAGAAGAGCTATGAGGTTCTGACCCACATGAAGGCTGAAGATAATCTCATCTCTGATGTCAAATATCACACAAATCAAGCTAAAATATTGAAAGAACCTCCAAAAACCCTCCAAAGCTCTACTACTACCAACCAGGACCTCAATCCTGTGACAAAAACAGTTTCTCTGACTAAGACAACCACAGATGAGAGACAGTGGGACATCAGCTCCTCCATCACTGCCGGTGTAAAAACGTCCATCACTACAGGAATTCCCTTCATTGTGGATGGAAATATTGAAATCAATGCAGAGACGACTCATACGTTCTCAGGTGGAAATACCTGGACAGAGCAGATCTCCCACTCTGTGTCGATACAGCTTACCGTACCACCAAACCACAGCTGCACAGTAAAGATGGTTGGTTATCAGTACAAGATGGACGTTCCCTTCACCGCCGTCCTCCAGCGAACCTATGAAGACGGAGAGACCAGATCAGTTACCATCTCTGGAAATTATCACGGAGTCCAAGTTGGAGAAATTAGGGCCGAGGTGGAAAGGTGCAAACCTTTGTCCGGTTCTCAagcctttcaaaacaaaatacaggaAGCAAACTGA